A region of the Chroicocephalus ridibundus chromosome 1, bChrRid1.1, whole genome shotgun sequence genome:
gcaGTTCTGGATTGCCTTCCCCTTCTGCATCATGTATGCCATTGCTGTGCTGGGGAACATCGCCCTTCTCCTCATTATAATGGCAGAGCCAAGCCTGCACGAGCCCATGTACCTCTTCCTGGCCATGCTGGCCTTCACTGACCTGGTCCTATCGACATCCACACTACCCAAAATGCTTGGCATCTTCTGGCTGGGCTACGGGGAGATTGGGTTTCTCTGCTGCCTTGCTCAGTTGTTCTTCATCCACACCTTCTCATCGGTGGAGTCGGGCGTGCTCATGGCCATGGCCTTGGATCGCTATATCGCTATTTGCCACCCATTGCGGCACTCCAGCATTCTCTCTGTGCCGGTGGTGGTGGCCCTCGAGAGCCTGGTGCTGGTGCGTGGGGTCCTCCTGGTGAGtcccctctgcttcctcctccacaGGATGCCCTTTTGCCAGCATCACGTCATCTCCCACTCCTACTGCGAGCACATGGCCTTGGTGAAGCTGGTGTGCGGGGACACCAGAGTCAATGTCATTTACGGCCTCTTCGTGGCTTTCATAGTGATAGGGTCTGACATGATCCTGATATCTGTGTCCTACACCATGATCCTGCGGGTGGTAATGAGGCTGTCATCTGCAGAGGCACGACTCAAGGCCTTCAGCACTTGTGCATCCCATGTCTGTGTCATTCTTGCCTTTTATGTCCCTGCCCTCTTCACATTCCTCACCCACCGGTTtgggcagagcatccctccccCGGTCCATATAATGGTGGCCAATCTCTACCTGCTGGTGCCCCCCGTGTTAAACCCCATTGTTTATGGGGTGAGAACCAAGAAGCTCTGGGACAGGGTGgtcctcctcttccagcagaaGGGAAACTGACCCACATGTATGTGCCTCAAACTGTGCTCATAATTTACTGATAACGCTGGTAAATTTAACGAGAGTTAACGTTGTGGCTATTTGTTCAGGGAGGAACCGTTCCTCAATGCCTGGAGTTTAAGCAATGCATTCTTGCAGAAATCACTGTATTGTCTCTTCTGTTATCACCATCCAGGACGTTTCATCCATTGTGTGATGAAACCTGGCATAAAGACATTCAGTCTGGCTCCTACCACCAGTGGGAGATGGAGAGGTCACCCCTCCCAGAAGTTGGATTCCTCACTGTTAAAATTCTTTCACTATTAGAAAAACTATCCcctcattattaaaatatttacactaTAAGGCTGAGTACCCCCAAAAGatcttcctgcagcagctgtcaTTATATGAAGAGTGTCCCTGGACTGTCTGTGTGATGGGAAGGTGCTCGGATGGGAATGGTGACTGTCCTTGTAGAAGGAAGTAGGTAGAATTCAATTGTAAGcgttatccttttttttttgtgaagaaggCAAAACATACAATAATCCTATGGTAGCAATTCCAAAAGTCCTATGTAAACATAAACCCTTTCAAAAACATCAGAAGTCCTCACTGATGCAATTATTTGGAGTGACCTATCACAGGGAGATCATTGCTAACAGGATGGCACTCTACTAATATAAGCCAACTATCCCAATAAACAGGCAGACATGTTTTACAGAATCACTGCTCTATATCTGAAAAAGGTAGGAAGCAGAATGAGATGAAGCTCAGACGACCCAAATTCAAGTTACGAGACTCAAACACGCTACGGACCTTCGCTCTATGTTTAGCGCAAGCTGAAGAGCACTAACGGATGGAGAGGGGATCTCTAACCTGGCCTGGCATTTCTTGGAGCTCTCTGTCTTCCTGAGCAGCCCTGACTATCGTGGCCGCCTACGAGGAGGCTCCGGGCTCTGCTATCTCTCCGTGAGCTGGACGGATACCAGCGGGGAAGcaggaggcggggggtggggggtgggggggcaggaaaaGAACATGCACTTCTGCTGAAGCGAGGCAGATGTTAGGCTGCAGACAAAATGGGAAATGAATATTTTTTGGCACCATTTCAGTAGAATACTTAAATTTTGACTCAGTTCATCCTTTTTCTTCAGATAAGAGAGAAGCATCTTTTCACGGACTGCAGACGAGAGGCAGGGGAAGCCGAAGGAGGAGAGATACAATTCTGGTTTGTCAAAGAGCTGGCCTCAGAGCACCCACTTCCACCACCATTGCTCCTAAAGAAGGGCTCCACCATATCTCGTGGATTGATGCTCTGGTGAGGTAGAACCCCCATTTTCCTGCAGAGTCcacaaaaaatgttgttttcattttcattaacaaCATGGGAGCTGCCCTCATGACCAAGGACCATCCACCCCACCACACTGTCTCCTCTGGTGGCAACGGGAGACGTCTTCTGAAACGGCTTTTTTAGGGGAGAAATGACAGCAGGGGATCGTTGCTGGTCAGATACGTGTAAAGGTGACTCTCTGACTCATATAGCTCCTTGTGACCTGTGAGACGTGTGCATACAAGCCATCACCACCACGTAATATCAGATACTCAGCACCAACAGCTTGGGCTCCTACTTCAGGATTCTCTTCTCTGTAAGTAAATAAGGCTGGCTGTGACATCTGGATCACTGCGCAGTATGGATGGGGATGGTTGCTGTGGTGGGAGGGGGTCAGCAGGTCCCTCCAGTCACTGCTAACGCTGCATGTGACCTGCCTGGAGAAAGCAGTGGGAAAGCCGAGGAGGTCTGTACCCAGACCAGGGACACAAGCACACTTTCATGGGGCAGGTGTAAAACTCTGGGGTGGTGCTTTGAAACCCAAAGGCAACAAATGGTCCCGTTGTTGAAAAAAGCCAAAGCTGAATGTTTTGATGGGTAGCCCAGTGATTTCAGGAGTGTCATCTCCTGACAGTGGTGCTTGAGGCCACAGCTGCCAGGAAAGGGAGATCTTGCCACCATCGCTCTCTCCTCTCATTAGGTTCACATCTCTCCTTCTCGCCTCTGCAGAGGGAAAGTTTCCTCCTGTCTGACGTCTCCTCTTTGAAGCCAGAAGCCAACACCACATTCAAGACCTGCTTTGACTTCACACCTAGTTTCTAGTCCTACTTAGCTCCTGGTGCTGACCTAAGGCACTTCCACAGTAGCCCCCCGACTTGACACCGGTGTCACGACATTTTTACCATCTCCTTTGAGATAGTGGATcgatcaataaaaaaaaaaaaaaaaaaaagagaagtcccCAGTGAGCCTGGGCGTCCTGGGGTATTTTGTGGAGTGGCGATACAAGGATGGATGCGTTCACTGGCAGCCTGGAGGCGAGATGTTCAGGCAGCTCATATTTGGGTATTGCTCCATATGTAAGGCAAAGTGATCTGCTTTTTCAGGACTGCCTTTCACATGTCAGATGTTAGACAATCTCAGATAACTTTGGCAGTAGTACTGTAGTATTAGTGTTAAAGTGATTATTAGTTTTAGAGGGAGGATGCAcgtgtaatcatagaatcacagaatcatagaatgttttgggttggaagggaccttcaagaccatctagttccaacccccctgccctgggcagggacacctcccactagaccaggttgttcaaagccccatccagcctggccttgaacactgaaTGAAGAGCTTGTTACCCTCAGACCCTGTTCTTATCAGTGAGGACTGTACACACCATTCGTCTGACCTGGGTAGACACCAGCGTGAGACAACCTGCTTTCTCATGGTCCCTGTTCCCCAGCGTGACTGGTGGGGTCCAGACAACCATCTGAGATGCTGATACCTACACAGCAGTCACCTGCACCCAGGTGAGGGGACAATGACCTTCAAGGAATGACAACCCTTTCCTGTGTTACAGCTTGGGAAGGTGGGCGAGTAAGATGCAGAAGCGGTTCCTGCAAACTACAGGGTGTTGCCAGAGCTCTCCTCCCTGTGAGAGGGTGATTTGGTTATTGTTTACTTCATTTCTACTGGAAACCAGCACTTGCACTTGTACAAGTGGAGAACATCCAAGTCCAAAATCTTTCGCTCTTGCGCTAGGAGATGTTCACAGTGGTGCTTTTTGGCAGCACGATGGTGAGTGCTTGTTGGCTGGATCCTGCAAAATGTTGCTGCACTATCTGGGTTCTCAGCTGTGCACAGCTCTCAAAGATGCAGAAACCACTTGGTGCAAAGGCGCTTATATCAGGTCTTTGCTGCCAAGgttatttttaggaaaaagaaagatcacCAAGTCTGATACtcattcacagaaagaaagaaaacggaggggcaaagaatttaaaaaaaaagaaaaagaaaaagaaaaagaaaaagaaaaagaaaaagaaaaagaaaaagaaaaagaaaaagaaaaagaaaaagaaaaagaaaaagaaaaagaaaaagaaaaagaaaaagaaaaagaaaaagaaaaagaaaaagaaaaagaaaaagaaaaagaaaaagaaaaagagatatctAAAATGAGGATGAAGCTCACAGCCAGCAGAGAAGAGGTCTCTGTGACATCTGCACAGCAGGGCTATGGGAATCTCATTCATAAAGCGCTAGAAACCACACTCAGATATctgagggggggggaggggggggagggcgggTGTCACCTGGCAATGTCAGAGCACATCTAGGTACCTGCCTGGTGctccttctcttgcttttctaGAGAAGGACGAGGAAAAGCCAGAGCAAGGGCTGGTGAACTCCCTTTCTAACTCCCAAGTCCCGAGACAGGCTTTCTGCGTGAGATACAAGTCTGCTTTCACCCTTCGTCCAGATGCCACCTCTTAAGACTTTTTGCTCTCTGGTGCAACACAGTCAATACAGTATCACGTCTGGCAATCTCCTAAACAGATCTCTGTGTCCAGGCATAGAGAAGGCCATAATTCAACCACCAACTAGGTGCTGTGTCTCTCGAACTCCATAAGCCTTCTGACTTGTGGGAGCTGTAGTTCTCCATGCCGAGAACCAATCACAAAGGTAAATCATCCTCTTGCTGTCTCAGCAAACTCAGAATTCTGGATCTCCATCACTGCAGGGAGAGAGACATGAAGAAAACTTTGCCTTATGGCATGATAGATTTGATGCCTGCCATCCCCAGATGTTCTCCATTCACTGCTTCTCCATCCTGGACTCTGGGGGCCATGGCCTTTGACCACTTTGTGGCCATCTACAACCCCCTGCAGTTTGCAGCTGTCCTGACCAACCCCAGGACAGGTGTCACTGGGCTGGGGCTCATGGTGAGGAGCATTAGCCTCTTGCTCCCCTTGCCAATACTGAAGAAGCTGTCGTTCTGCAGGTCCCATGTGCTGGCGCACTCCTCCTGTGCCCACCCCAACTTACTCCAGCTGCCCTGTGCAGATGTTAAGGTGAACAGCAGATATGGCTTATTAGTCGTCCTGGCCACCTTTGGACAAGGCTTGCTGTCTATCATCCCGTCTATGTCATGATCATTTCGACTGTGCTGAGTATCACATCCAAGGAAGAGCATCTCAAGGCCCTGAACATCTGCGTCTCTCGTATCTGTGTTGTTTCAGTTTATTATATCCCAATGATTGGGTTGTCCATGGTGTACAGGTTTGGGAAACATGGTTCTCCTCTGATTCACATCCTCATGGCTATCAACCCTCTTGTACCCCCTGCGCTTAACCCCATTATTTACAGTGTGAAAACCAAACAGACCTGCAGGGGGATGCACAAACTTCTCGTTCCAAGAAGACACCGATGTAGGACACAGGAGGCCCAAGAGGTTTTGCATATGGTAGAGCAGCTAGTGAATAACAATTTAGATCTCTCTACCCCATCCTGTCATCTGTTTGGCTGCTGAGAATCCTGAACTTTTAAACTCTTTCTATGCAGCAGATGAAGCGTACCCTGTTTCTACGCCCACAGCAGTTTCTTTGCTGTATAAAGGAGTGTTGCAGAATCTACAGCCCTCTATAGATGCCTGGTCAGTAATGTAGGAGCTGTAACTGCCTGGGGTTCCTAAGCTAATGGCTCCTCCTTTTAGACAAGGAGGGCACAGCAGCGGAGGTGTGGGGTTAAGGGTTCCCACCTTCTCCACAGCACTGTGTCAGCTGGACCTACAGCTTCTGCCAGAACGAGGAGGAGATCATGACTAATCatagttgggttggaagggacctttaaatgccatctagtcccacccccctgcagtaagcagggacatcttcaactagatcaggttgctcagagcctcatcaagcccggccttgaatgtctccagggatggggcctccaccacctctctgggcaacctgtgccagtgtctcaagTATGGTGACTTTCAGCTCCAGCAGCACGAATCACAGCTTTTGGACATGCCTTGTTCTTGCTGGAAATGTCACCTGGCTGGAACAAGAGGGCTTTGCCACACACCCAGGTCCTTAGACACTTCAGAGCCTTAGCAAGTCTGGCTGCAGGTGTAAAAAGATTGAATGAACAGCTATTGCACATATGCAGGTCTATGCTGATGCACTGGAGGCTAGATGGCTGAGCATATCGAGGAAGCATTAGATTTTCCCTGTGTGGGCTTCAGGACACCAGCAGATGTGTGCCCAGGCAGCATTGGACAGGAGGATCcacctcacagaatcacagaatcacagaatggtagggttggaagggacctctggagatcatccagtccaaccccctgccagagcagggtcacccacagcaggtcgcacaggaaagcgtccaggtgggtttggaatgtctccagagacggagactccaccacctctctgggcagcctgtgccagggctctgccaccctcacaggaaagaagttcctcctcatgtttaggtggaacttcctatgctcaagtttgtgcctgttacctcttgtcctgttgctgggcaccactgaaaagagcctggccccatcctcctgacactcaccctttcagtatttataagtgttgataagatcctccctcagtcttcttttttccagagtgaAGAGACCCAAgcccctcagcctttcttcatcaaagaggtgttccagttccctcatcatcttggtagctctctgctgtcccctctccagcagttccctgtccttctggaactggggagcggAGCCCATTGTCAGTCCTCGCTTGCAGGTACCAGCCTGCCCAACCAGCTCCCTCACTTTGCTTCCtggattttcagattttcatctttTCACCCCATGCAGGATGCCCTGTCTGCCGCTCCGCAaaccttagaatcacagaatggttcaggttggaagggaccttaaagatcatctagttccaacccccctgccctgggcagggacacctcccactagaccaggctgctcaaagcctcatccagcctggcctcgaaaacctccagggatggggcactgacaacttccctgggcaacctgtgccagtgcctcaccaccctcacagtaaagaatttcttcctgagagcccatctaaatctaccctccttcagcttGAAACCCTTACCCTGGgtcctatcattacaatccctgatccttcctgtaggccccctttagggactggaaggggctccaaggtctccgcggagccttctcttctccaggctgaacaaccccaactctctcagcctgtcctcacagcagaggtgctccagccctttgatcatctttgtggccctcctctggacccgttccaacaggtccatgtccttcttacgctgagaactccagagctggatgcagtattccaggtggggtctcaccagaggggcagaatcacctccctcgacctgctggccacgcttcgtttgatgcagcccaggatgcgggaggtttctgggctgcaagtacacattgccagctcgtgttgagcttcttgtccaccagcccccccaaatcctctcctcagggctgctttcaagccatcctccacccagcctgcatttgcgcctgggattgccatgacccaggtgcaggaccttgcactcggcctgGTGGAACTTCATGATGTCCACCACCGCCACTGCCCATCGCCCGGCTGCTGAGTTTGGACCACGGCTTGTCTCTCAGTAGATATGGTCCTGCTCGTCCTCCTGTCCTCCACCTGCACCCTTTGCTATCACTAAACCTTCCcttcagcagaagggaaagggTAAAAGGCTGCCGTTTTCTCCCTGTTTCATGTCTGTACAGCAGCCGGCACCGTGGGACTGTGCTCCTTGACAAGGGTCCCCGGGAGCTGCAGAAACAGAAGCAATTACTGACATTTATCTGTCACCCACTCTGACCCCCGAGGGGACACGGTCACTCCTGCAAGTGTAAATTTGGTAAGGCATTGATAAATTTAGAACGTCATCGTTTCCCTTCACTTCAGAGATTATTTACTATTCTAATCGTTGTTGCCATTACCACAGTTCTTACTGATAGCCCATCAAGCTATCCAAAGTGACAGGTATTTCAGTCGATACATGTGTTAGTAACATACACAGCAACTATACTTCTTAGCAGAAATGTTGTTATTACAGCTAACGGTTATGGGTACAATTAAGCAATGTGTACACAAACCCAGCTCTCATTTCTCCTACAGAACTGTCAACCACAGGCTTCCAACCCACAGCCCCCGGATACCTCAGGGAAATACAGTGTTATGTGAAATACAAATCATGAAAGGAAAGCTACGCTTAAAGGGCTTAAGCTTTGAATGCAGGGATGGTACCCTTTGGGattgtagattaaaaaaaaaaaaaaaaaaaaaagaggttataaAACGCTCCTCTAACCCACGCTAATTCTTTGCCTGACTTTGCTCCTCTTTTCAGGGGCTGCAGTGGCTGCTGTGGAAGAAGGTAAACTTTTCCAGCCCTCAGCACTCAAGGAATTCACACTCCATCTGTCTATGTAAACAGGGAACATGGCATTGTTTAATTGGAGGGCATGTGGCTAAACTCATTAGTGTGCCATGAAAAATGGAATTAGTCTATTTCCAACCGCCCCACTTCTCAGACAAAGCTCCAGACATCTGTGCCTCAGCTCTTTACTTCGCCAGCTAAATAATTAGCTGGATAAGTCAAATTAGCAGACAGCTTTCCAGAGTGCTCCAATTATCTTCGacatgaaaatacagatttaagtATTTGAATCTGGGTGTACGGACTTGAACAGGTACCTCATCCCCACCATCCGTAAATGTGCTTTGGATGTCCCACAAAAAGAAAACGATTGCTTTGTTCACTCTGTGCATCATCGACTGTTCTGGCCTGGGTAAGTATTCATTAAACTGGGAAAAGTCCCGTCCTCCACCCATGGGGCTGCCCCAGAGGATCGCTCTCCTGCCCCTGCCGTGTACCTCCATGAAGCTGTTCACCTCGATTGCCCCACCGTGGGGCTGAAGAAAGAATattcctctcctgctcctcccatccaccttttattttcctcctttcaagACACGTAAGCACTGTGTCTGCACCCAGGGGGAGGATGAATTCCCACAGCCCAGCCGGGTGCTGTGCCATGGAGGGGGGAGTTGGTGGGCGCTCTGCTCCAGTGGATGCTTAGCTTCTGCTCACGAGGATGAACACAGAGCCTGTAGACAGAGTGTAATCCTTGCTCCGTCCTGCTTCATGGCACCATCCATCAGGATCTTGCTCAGTAAGGACCAGAGGAACTGGTTTGCCACCTCCAAGTGTGCTCAGCACCAGCCACTTCAGACACTGGAGCAAAACATTGTCCCATCAGCAGATGCGGCATAATCTGTGTTTTGTGAAAGATCCCGTGGAAAAACGGTTGTTAAAACTTGCCTTGAGGGCTTTAAATCCTACCTGAATTGTGCCCTTGTAACACTGGATGTTGCTCTCTATAGAAATGTCCACTCCCTGCTCCAAATATCAGCGGCTGCATCCCTGCGGTGTCACTGGGTTGCAGCAAGAGGCACCCGGGCTGTggaaaacactgagaaaagacaGTGGGGTGGGGATAACTAGGGACAGATGATGAAGATGTATGATAGATGATGAAGATGTATGCGGATAGATGGACAGAAATAGGCAGCCAAAGGGTGTGCTGGCAATAGCTGCCTGGCTGTCGAGGGGATGGGCTTGGAGGATGCACtgattttggctgggatagagttaatttcctTCATGGTTTGGATTTATGACCAAAGCAGTGTTGAGAAAACACTGAcagtttatttatttctgaacggtgcttacacagcatcaaggcctttcctgtttctctccctgccccaccagtgagcaggctgggggtacACAAGCACTTGGGAAGGGACACAACCaggaccccagctgaccaaagggatattccgtaccatatgACATCAGGCTCATCAATAAAaactgggggaaggaggaagggggggcatTCGCTGAACATCTgtggggttaaaccacagcagaaagagacagatggatggatggatggatggatggatggatggatggatggatggagggagggagggagggagggagggaggggtggagggatggagggatggagggatgggtggCTGGAGGGATGGGTGGCTGGATGGAGGGattggatgggtggatgggtggacaGACATACgggcggacggacggacggatggatggatggatggatggatggatggatggatggatggagagtgTGAAACAGCTGCAGGAATGCACAACGATAGATAAGCAAGCCAGCAGTGAACCAAAGCTACCTTTTATCACAAAATCTGAGTGGAAAACGACCCacccaaaataaaaacatcaacAATGAAACAAGGCTGACGTGGAAGTGCAATGACCCTTCAGATGCCCTTACCTCTGTTTGGCTGAAGTCCTTGGGCAGACGATGCGGAGGGACAGGGAACCGCACTCCTGCCTGAGTGTTCCGCGCGCAGATGAAACTGTCTGTTTTTATAATGCCTGTGTGAACTCTCAGCAGCAACGACAGTCACCTGGGACCTGCTGCGGGGGCTGAGGCCGTGAAAGTCAAACCAGCGACAcagcccaggaaggtggtggtgcTCCCTTCCGCACCTTGAGCTGCTATACCCTGGAGGCAGCACAAGGGTAAATGCTGCAGGAGCAAACACGAGGATCACAAACATTTAGGAAACACTGGTCAgagcaacaatgaaaaaaaaccttttcactggatttttcttccttttaaaaacagaaccctgaatttttaaaatgttaaacattTAAACATAAAGTCAATTTTTTGCCCCAAGTGTAGATGTGGCTCCAGGGTGAAAGTGCTGCTCTGCGCTTGCCAACTAGATCTGAAGGTAAGATATAGCTGCAGCTCCCTGGAAACACTGCTTAGATTTCACCACTGAATTTTGGGTAAAATAGAGTGCATCTTTAGATCTTTGCACCCCAAGAAAAACGCACACATCCCTGCCAAGACTTTTAGTGCAAAAGCGGTGCCTCGCTCTTCTTCGTGTGCTTCGGAAGATGAAAGTTCTTCCATGGCAAAACTTTGGGGAGAGAGGGCtgggaaagggatggagagagggaggtgCAGGTCCTACAGGCTCAGCACATACCACCACAGGCAGAGGTTGAGCTACTTTTTGGCCATGGCAAAGCACCCTTACATGGTGACACACACATCGCTTTTCAAACATCAGCAGTGGAATCCACGTAAACCCTTTTAAAgatatatgcattttattttccccatGTTATGGGTAGGGCAACtaaaagaaagaggcaaaacagaaaaagctaagGCCAGGGCTAGTGTTCATGGAGTACTTTGCTGGAATACAGTCCCAAGGTGCCAACGGGAAACGATCCAGCGGTGATTCAAGTACAGATCATTCCTGACAATACCTGCGTTTCAGCTCATTATCTGGGACAGACTCAAACATGCAGAAAGGGCCAAGACAAACTGTCTTGCCCTTCGTTCCCACCGAAAGTGGTTCTTTCTCTCTAGTGTTGCCAAACACTGAAAACTTCATGTCAAGGAGAAAAGAACAGCCA
Encoded here:
- the LOC134512817 gene encoding olfactory receptor 52R1-like; amino-acid sequence: MSLNSTAFSHPPFLLLIGIPGLEKEQFWIAFPFCIMYAIAVLGNIALLLIIMAEPSLHEPMYLFLAMLAFTDLVLSTSTLPKMLGIFWLGYGEIGFLCCLAQLFFIHTFSSVESGVLMAMALDRYIAICHPLRHSSILSVPVVVALESLVLVRGVLLVSPLCFLLHRMPFCQHHVISHSYCEHMALVKLVCGDTRVNVIYGLFVAFIVIGSDMILISVSYTMILRVVMRLSSAEARLKAFSTCASHVCVILAFYVPALFTFLTHRFGQSIPPPVHIMVANLYLLVPPVLNPIVYGVRTKKLWDRVVLLFQQKGN
- the LOC134511256 gene encoding LOW QUALITY PROTEIN: olfactory receptor 51L1-like (The sequence of the model RefSeq protein was modified relative to this genomic sequence to represent the inferred CDS: inserted 1 base in 1 codon), whose translation is MAFDHFVAIYNPLQFAAVLTNPRTGVTGLGLMVRSISLLLPLPILKKLSFCRSHVLAHSSCAHPNLLQLPCADVKVNSRYGLLVVLATFGQGLLSIIXVYVMIISTVLSITSKEEHLKALNICVSRICVVSVYYIPMIGLSMVYRFGKHGSPLIHILMAINPLVPPALNPIIYSVKTKQTCRGMHKLLVPRRHRCSDLLFILLSSTMVLVTPLSTASIDKVLKAVWSQASTSQQDVESQLVHPAQIWERGTLIFHAVVGNTYILLPPLCNPVFYSIQTK